The proteins below are encoded in one region of Penicillium psychrofluorescens genome assembly, chromosome: 4:
- a CDS encoding uncharacterized protein (ID:PFLUO_006245-T1.cds;~source:funannotate), giving the protein MGTVDTTGRLTRLRQLMQENKVDVYIVPSEDSHQSEYIAPCDARREFISGFSGSAGTAIISLTKAALSTDGRYFNQAAKQLDSNWELLKRGIEGVPTWQEWTTEQAQGGKAVGVDPSLITASGARKLAETLEKNGSSLVGIQQNLVDSVWGKDRPPRPSEKVRVHPNKYAGKSFQDKVADLRKELETKKKGAFFISMLDEIAWLFNLRGSDIPYNPVFFSYAVITPTTAELYVEDDKLTPEVKAHLGSDVTVKPYDSIYADAKSLSEARSKSSDNAEAPFKFLLSNKASWALSLNLGGEEQVEEARSPIGDAKAVKNDTELDGMRACHIRDGASLTEYFAWLENELINKKTTLDEVDAADKLEQIRSKKDLFAGLSFDTISSTGPNGAVIHYKPEKGSCSVIDPKAIYLCDSGCQYLDGTTDTTRTHHFGQPTEFEKRAFTLVLKGMIGIDTAVFPKGTSGFAIDVLARQFLWKEGLDFLHGTGHGIGSFLNVHEGPMGIGTRVQYTEVPLAAGNVISDEPGYYEDGKFGIRIENVVLCKEVNPPNKFGDKQWLGFEHVTMTPIGLKLIEPSLLSDAELKWVNDYHAEIWDKTHHFFTEDELTTKWLERETKPISK; this is encoded by the exons ATGGGGACCGTGGATACCACTGGTCGCCTGACCAGGCTGAGGCAGTTGATgcaggagaacaaggtggATGTATACA TTGTTCCCTCTGAAGATAGCCATCAATCCGAATACATTGCGCCGTGTGATGCCCGTCGAG AGTTCATTTCTGGTTTCTCCGGGTCCGCCGGTACCGCGATCATCTCCCTGACCAAGGCCGCCCTATCTACGGACGGACGGTACTTCAACCAGGCCGCGAAGCAATTGGACAGCAACTGGGAGCTGCTTAAGCGTGGAATTGAAGGGGTCCCTACTTGGCAGGAATG GACCACGGAACAGGCTCAGGGCGGCAAGGCAGTGGGGGTTGATCCGTCTTTGATCACAGCCT CTGGGGCACGCAAACTCGCCGAAACTCTTGAGAAGAATGGATCGTCGCTCGTGGGCATCCAGCAAAACCTGGTCGACTCGGTCTGGGGCAAAGACCGCCCGCCACGCCCCAGTGAGAAGGTGCGGGTGCATCCCAACAAATATGCTGGCAAGTCCTTCCAGGACAAGGTGGCCGACCTCCGCAAGGAGTTAgagaccaagaaaaaaggcGCCTTCTTTATTT CCATGCTCGATGAGATTGCCTGGCTGTTCAACCTGCGAGGAAGCGA CATTCCCTACAACCCCGTGTTTTTCTCATATGCCGTGATCACGCCCACTACTGCGGAACTCTACGTCGAAGATGACAAGCTGACGCCAGAGGTTAAGGCTCATCTGGGGAGTGATGTGACCGTCAAGCCGTACGACTCCATCTATGCGGACGCGAAATCTTTGAGCGAAGCTCGAAGCAAGTCCAGTGACAATGCCGAAGCCCCGTTCAAATTTTTGCTTTCAAACAAAGCTTCCTGGGCTCTTAGTCTCAATCTGGGAggcgaggagcaggtcgaggAGGCCCGCAGCCCGATCGGCGATGCCAAAGCCGTCAAGAATGACACTGAGCTGGACGGCATGCGGGCGTGTCACATTCGGGACGGCGCCTCCCTGACCGAGTACTTTGCTTGGCTTGAGAACGAACTGATCAACAAGAAGACGACCCTGGACGAAGTCGACGCTGCAGACAAGCTCGAACAAATCCGCTCCAAGAAGGATCTATTCGCCGGTCTTTCGTTCGATaccatctcttccacggGCCCTAACGGTGCAGTTATCCACTACAAGCCTGAGAAGGGAAGCTGCTCTGTCATTGACCCCAAGGCCATTTATCTCTGCGACTCTGGCTGCCAGTACCTGGATGGCACCACTGATACCACCCGGACGCACCACTTTGGTCAGCCCACGGAGTTCGAGAAGCGAGCGTTCACTTTGGTGCTCAAGGGTATGATTGGCATCGACACTGCGGTGTTCCCCAAGGGCACCAGTGGGTTTGCCATCGATGTTTTGGCCCGTCAGTTCCTGTGGAAGGAAGGCCTTGACTTTCTACACGGCACCGGGCACGGAATTGGGTCTTTTCTG AATGTCCACGAGGGACCCATGGGCATCGGGACTCGTGTGCAGTACACGGAAGTGCCCCTCGCTGCTGGAAACGTCATCTCGGATG AACCCGGATACTACGAGGACGGCAAATTTGGCATTCGAATCGAGA ATGTCGTTCTGTGCAAGGAGGTCAACCCGCCCAACAAGTTCGGCGACAAGCAATGGCTAGGCTTCGAACACGTTACCATGACGCCAATCGGTCTCAAGCTGATTGAGCCGTCACTGCTGAGCGATGCTGAGCTCAAGTGGGTGAACGACTACCACGCCGAGATTTGGGACAAGACGCACCACTTCTTCACGGAGGATGAGCTGACAACCAAGTGGCTGGAGCGTGAGACCAAGCCTATCTCTAAGTAG
- a CDS encoding uncharacterized protein (ID:PFLUO_006246-T1.cds;~source:funannotate), whose product MESAKEAHLLVTELYDPANQRNPSKVNEIQARLQQLQKGEHGWMIADVLLREPSTHHRFIGALTFTVKINVSGKEIKEDAALEAMQHLVNHFVALVTEGEQAMVIRKLASSLVALFMQPATPWKRAVLQLAASLANGGYMSEDGCRALDFQNTVIPALSQKQVMALLFFSNHLAEETMRLGGDKYDQDVVAEGDPDIMHDRRGMSVSVRVAHNIRDAFLLSQYVLRQVSQQATVPELGTEAMNSWKTWLVVHGNHPLPTTEDIPDDVSHLKTLCAHDIIEAVRVPDLRDSAVSVLTSVMESRLVSLDSKAKTRLSQILIKAISAREMSDEEEDGDHLTLIDLLVAFAYYLDLDLFREHLSPPNSQLLEILHNVFKSSGYAATEDMATPRVLEFWNETAEYLPDKLESDDPLFAVVKDQLAAVVLGLFNKLLYPDPEHLRGWTDEERSEFNVFRFEGCDYLLSIYQFLGVDLIRVFQESATSNLSNQDWRSFETAMFCLTYLSEAVDENGHADECLDAIFGGNTLTQIFTNAGAAIPLKARQTLVDAIGKYESYFKRHTPLLPGVLTILFESLNFEPCAQTASRSIQTLARSCSQALIGDIPVFLDQLDQFRVKPTATVNTMPRVLQGIAAIIYALPQDQDKVQPLERILRLLVQEAHTAREEGNASAYESARARGDLVLSCIASVGKGLQSTEIELTDDEVPEDESFWSSGPGTEVQRLIMEAMRLLIVDFPVDISIIEAACEILRAGYTEKSGPFVFPPSMTVDFIKSFPLGISGTDIIMATASSFLASYGSHSLQIRDEAVALISHVAQLFYTMLETPDLYDPETANAGIDFLERLLPRYHPVLFSLTSPLPSPSEDPGSQRPPILAVLVNFTLHALSRPEPLPIRSASTFWANLLALRPSASEDTVVLQQVLEQFMPSLCHTLIQQIAGRCARSDLVSLTDVLRRGIFKHMTIARPSLTAALDAIDAHVVDANGQQVPLLEPKEKSRFLESLFVARGARQQSLDLVRTFWLKCRGLSYDYAR is encoded by the exons ATGGAGTCTGCGAAAGAAGCTCATCTG CTTGTGACGGAGCTCTACGATCCCGCCAACCAGCGCAACCCTTCCAAGGTCAATGAAATCCAAGCGCGTCTGCAGCAACTCCAGAAGGGCGAGCATGGGTGGATGATCGCAGATGTGCTTCTTCGGGAGccatccacccaccaccGTTTCATCGGTGCTCTCACTTTTACAGTGAAGATCAATGTCTCCGG caaagaaatcaaagaagaTGCGGCACTGGAGGCCATGCAACATCTGGTTAACCACTTCGTTGCATTGGTCACAGAAGGTGAGCAGGCCATGGTGATCAGGAAGCTGGCCTCCAGCTTGGTGGCTCTCTTCATGCAGCCGGCTACGCCGTGGAAACGGGCCGTGTTGCAGCTTGCAGCTAGTCTCGCCAACGGAGGATATATGTCCGAGGACGGTTGCCGGGCATTGGACTTCCAGAACACGGTAATCCCGGCTCTTTCCCAAAAACAAGTCATGGCCCTCCTGTTCTTCTCGAATCACCTGGCAGAAGAAACCATGCGGCTGGGTGGGGACAAGTATGATCAAGACGTCGTTGCAGAAGGGGATCCGGACATTATGCATGACCGCAGAGGAATGTCGGTGTCTGTGCGCGTGGCCCATAATATCCGGGATGcgtttcttctttcccagTACGTCTTGCGGCAGGTTTCCCAGCAAGCTACAGTTCCGGAGTTGGGCACAGAGGCCATGAATTCTTGGAAG ACCTGGCTTGTTGTACATGGCAACCATCCATTGCCGACAACGGAAGACATACCAGATGATGTCTCTCACCTCAAAACGTTATGTGCCCATGACATTATCGAAGCCGTGAGGGTACCTGATCTGAGGGATAGCGCAGTGTCCGTCTTGACCTCGGTCATGGAGAGCCGACTTGTGTCCCTCGACAGCAAGGCTAAAACTCGGCTTTCACAAATTCTCATCAAGGCCATCAGTGCAAGGGAAATgtccgatgaagaggaggacggGGACCATCTGACCCTTATAGATCTCCTGGTGGCCTTTGCTTACTATTTGGACCTGGATCTTTTTAGGGAACACCTGTCCCCTCCAAATAGCCAGCTCTTGGAAATTCTCCACAATGTTTTCAAGAGCTCTGGATATGCCGCAACAGAGGATATGGCAACACCTCGAGTGCTCGAATTTTGGAACGAGACCGCTGAATACCTGCCGGACAAGCTCGAATCCGATGATCCCCTATTCGCAGTCGTGAAAGATCAACTGGCCGCGGTCGTGCTAGGCTTATTCAATAAGCTTCTGTATCCGGATCCAGAGCATCTTCGGGGCTGGACTGATGAAGAGCGGAGTGAATTCAACGTTTTCCGTTTCGAGGGCTGTGACTACCTCCTGTCGATCTATCAATTCCTCGGCGTTGACCTCATCCGAGTCTTCCAAGAGAGTGCAACATCCAACCTTAGCAACCAGGACTGGCGAAGTTTTGAGACGGCCATGTTCTGCCTCACCTACCTATCAGAGGCAGTTGATGAGAATGGACATGCTGATGAATGCTTGGATGCCATTTTTGGGGGTAATACACTTACCCAGATCTTCACAAATGCTGGAGCAGCCATACCACTCAAAGCTCGCCAGACATTGGTGGATGCAATTGGGAAATACGAATCTTATTTCAAACGACACACCCCTTTGCTCCCAGGTGTTTTAACCATTTTGTTCGAATCTCTTAACTTTGAACCATGTGCTCAGACAGCATCACGGTCTATTCAGACTCTCGCCAGATCATGCTCTCAAGCCCTGATCGGAGACATTCCAGTTTTCCTGGATCAACTAGATCAATTTCGAGTCAAACCAACGGCGACGGTCAACACGATGCCCAGAGTTCTACAGGGAATTGCAGCGATCATTTACGCCTTGCCTCAAGACCAGGACAAGGTACAACCCCTGGAGCGAATTCTGCGGCTTCTGGTTCAGGAAGCCCACACAGCAAGGGAGGAAGGCAATGCTTCTGCCTATGAATCTGCTCGCGCCCGGGGCGACCTTGTTCTCAGCTGTATCGCCAGCGTTGGGAAAGGGCTTCAATCCACCGAAATAGAGCTCACGGATGACGAAGTACCTGAAGACGAATCGTTCTGGAGTTCTGGACCAGGTACCGAGGTTCAACGCCTAATTATGGAGGCCATGAGACTCCTCATTGTCGACTTTCCGGTCGATATCAGCATCATCGAAGCCGCATGCGAGATCCTACGGGCTGGCTATACCGAGAAGTCCGGCCCATTCGTGTTTCCTCCGTCCATGACGGTCGACTTTATCAAGAGCTTCCCACTCGGCATCTCCGGCACTGATATTATCATGGCCACCGCATCCTCATTTCTGGCGTCCTACGGCTCACATTCACTGCAGATCCGGGACGAAGCTGTGGCACTGATTTCCCATGTGGCGCAACTGTTCTACACCATGCTGGAAACCCCGGATCTCTATGACCCAGAAACGGCGAACGCGGGGATTGACTTTCTCGAGCGCCTGCTACCTAGATACCATCCAGTCCTGTTCTCACTTACAAGCCCGCTGCCATCCCCGAGTGAAGACCCGGGCTCGCAGCGACCACCCATTCTCGCCGTCCTGGTCAACTTCACCCTGCATGCCCTCTCGCGCCCGGAACCTCTTCCCATTCGATCCGCCTCCACATTCTGGGCCAACCTCTTAGCTCTCCGGCCCAGCGCCTCAGAGGATACAGTCGTGTTACAGCAAGTGCTCGAGCAATTCATGCCTTCCCTATGCCACACCCTGATTCAGCAAATAGCAGGCCGTTGCGCACGCTCAGATCTGGTATCTCTAACCGATGTCCTTCGGCGTGGGATATTCAAGCACATGACGATAGCACGGCCAAGCCTCACAGCTGCACTGGATGCAATCGACGCCCATGTCGTTGATGCAAACGGGCAGCAGGTTCCGCTCTTAGAGCCGAAAGAAAAATCACGCTTCCTCGAATCTCTCTTTGTGGCTCGAGGAGCCCGACAGCAGTCACTGGATCTTGTGCGGACCTTTTGGTTGAAATGTCGGGGCTTGAGCTATGACTATGCGCGGTAG
- a CDS encoding uncharacterized protein (ID:PFLUO_006243-T1.cds;~source:funannotate) gives MKYLHLPFIGAAALGIAAAASASVNSRLQPNDEGQCPSGYMIVVNTFAVEVTLTPSSSSSVPTTTTPSTTTTTTTTTTTTTTTTTEAVVPSSTVTVQSTRTKTLTLVPVSTTSSEADTAAATTTTTAAAATAAVPAADNAAASEQSTTTSETSPAAETTAASSSSSSSGSSAGNNAGEATYYSGDVSSGTCSFTGYTLPSDIFGAALSVDRWDNAAHCGACVSIQGPGGNSIKAMIVDQCPSCKANHIDLFTNAFSTLSELATGVIDITWSFTSCDVSGPLSLQSKDGASAYWFAMQVVNANEPVTQLEVSTDNGNSWTDTTRTYYNFFEKDGGFGTGTVDVRVTGSSGKSVVVKSVGCGSGNVVQAGENF, from the exons ATGAAATACCTCCATCTACCATtcatcggcgccgccgctctcggcatcgccgccgccgcgtcTGCGTCTGTCAATTCGCGCCTTCAACCCAATGATGAAGGACAGTGTCCGTCGGGGTATATGATTGTCGTTAATACCTTCGCTGTCGAGGTGACGCTGacaccatcttcgtcttcgtcggtTCCCACTACCACTACCCCGTCTACGACTAcgactactactaccactacTACGACTACTACGACTACCACTACTGAGGCTGTTGTTCCGTCGTCGACGGTGACGGTTCAATCAACTAGGACGAAGACACTTACCCTTGTTCCTGTTTCGACTACTAGTTCTGAGGCTgatactgctgctgctaccaccactactactgctgccgctgctACTGCCGCCGTTCCTGCCGCTGACAATGCAGCAGCTAGCGAGCAGTCCACAACCACCTCGGAAACGTCGCCTGCTGCTGAAACAACCgcagcctcttcctcttcttcctcttcgggCTCTTCCGCTGGAAACAACGCCGGCGAAGCCACATACTACTCTGGCGATGTCTCCAGCGGCACATGCTCGTTCACGGGGTACACCCTGCCGAGCGACATCTTCGGCGCTGCGCTATCGGTCGACAGATGGGACAATGCAGCGCATTGCGGAGCGTGTGTGTCTATCCAAGGACCGGGAGGAAATTCGATTAAGGCTATG ATCGTAGACCAATGCCCCTCCTGCAAAGCCAACCACATCGACCTATTCACCAACGCCTTCTCAACCCTCTCGGAACTGGCAACCGGCGTAATCGACATCACCTGGTCCTTCACATCCTGCGACGTGTCCGGCCCACTATCCCTACAGTCGAAAGACGGTGCATCGGCCTACTGGTTCGCTATGCAGGTTGTTAACGCCAATGAGCCCGTCACGCAGCTGGAGGTTAGTACTGACAATGGGAACTCGTGGACGGACACCACGCGCACGTACTATAATTTCTTTGAGAAGGACGGTGGGTTTGGGACGGGGACTGTTGATGTCAGGGTGACGGGGAGTTCGGGGAAGAGCGTTGTTGTTAAGAGTGTTGGGTGCGGATCGGGGAATGTGGTGCAGGCGGGAGAGAATTTCTGA
- a CDS encoding uncharacterized protein (ID:PFLUO_006244-T1.cds;~source:funannotate), translated as MSGRYGYGDTGRYDRGDGGYGGSNLGVNGYGGAGGASRDRRPGGYGGFYSESSSPRSVSPNPSPEQRRDQGDRDGQQQSSPSNPQSRTRNGDAENRYQGSRTDRPKEAPRYPESRNRDKNGSNALKVDDNPGELQSVETVLQSIQREWDFMTDTECIPVHVALSLMDMSTLGKADREPDFLRMHSQIQRTLKAIVNEHHQGFNSSIGTYHKIQSSITSSQGRVRDLRHSLEEAKSGLLSTKPELKGLATSSQNYDDIIQLFCHIEEIQSLPEKLEAHISDKRFLAAVEVLHTGLRLLRRSELDNLGALADVRAFFSNQEISLTDILIEELHDHLYLKSPYCTDRWKPPSPEGDISSYSWTGNRSWERPVYTFLAKLNALTPMVEDASRNPEADTFSYIHLLIEALNKMGHLDVAIDRIEQRLPVELFAVVDKTNADVDARYPSTAKGFPTRDNLLKTSLPTEAIEKRGHVLAEFLWALYAKFEAIAEGHRVIHDVVAAIVQREGLTTGDALAGGFKELWKLYQSEIRSLMHDYLATDGETSYRSRNEEADAKRQLYSGRDKTKKMFKLSDIDQNSEMKAEQDELDEILKSSVPGMVSKTRQKSSTNDTAQSRQGNSGTGHKILIEPSVFNMGLLLPPSLSFIQRLKDIVPDNSDISMNTLTSFLDDFMVNVFHPQLDETVTDLCTLSFIAADAFTEDPQWAKVSPRPIFRGTVKFMSILREFSKMLSSIPHDQSFTQLLIDQIVTYYDKCFGWYKAMVTKVSTRNQGGGVRLKAAAQFADSGDIRDTVNELWKGGTTDKQTLLDREIELLLKRTNQVPLEPYDIISDPKTVVALSLLYNSMKWLGSHLTKIRLVLDPAAEADSSPSLTASGRPSRRWTLFGAMRPKRDSINQPVFLPLNQETAAAFDRTLQSLHGLGCTAILTLHVDIRCGIIHMLTRTMSGPNPPTLRNSEPQTPSPSSSEAWWHILMNQPTAASPTILELNNDLIAFDTNVSLYLGSSERWFITSGLARFIDHVFVACTRYIGAMNENGALRLQLDVLVLQQNLKNIIIDPTAADENDSSHEIVALPRSAKFLDWFLEGAEKTIDNAKYEKEEFAAQGDKALAAGNGEPFTYDELRVLVDLCFSEILRGPRGADNREDFMAAKKASGDAMLSLSEIMWDAR; from the exons ATGAGCGGTCGATACGGATACGGCGACACCGGCCGGTACGAccgcggcgatggcggctACGGTGGCAGCAATCTCGGTGTGAACGGGTacggcggagcaggaggagcAAGCAGGGACCGCCGCCCTGGTGGCTACGGTGGTTTCTACAGCGAGTCGTCTTCGCCGCGCTCTGTGTCCCCCAATCCATCTCCGGAGCAGCGGCGCGATCAAGGAGATCGGGACGGGCAGCAACAATCATCACCATCCAATCCGCAGTCGCGCACAAGGAATGGGGATGCAGAGAACAGATATCAGGGCTCCAGAACTGATCGTCCGAAGGAGGCGCCGCGGTATCCAGAAAGCAGGAATCGGGATAAGAATGGATCTAATGCTTTGAAAGTGGATGACAATCCTGGGGAGCTGCAATCAGTTGAAA CCGTCTTGCAGTCGATCCAGCGCGAGTGGGATTTCATGACGGATACCGAGTGCATACCGGTGCATGTGGCTTTGAGTCTGATGGACATGAGTACATTGGGCAAGGCGGATCGCGAGCCGGACTTTCTCCGAATGCATAGTCAGATCCAGAGGACCTTGAAGGCGATTGTCAATG AACATCACCAGGGATTCAACAGCTCCATCGGAACATACCACAAAATCCAGTCGAGTATCACAAGTTCCCAGGGCCGAGTCCGTGATCTGAGACACTCCCTGGAGGAGGCAAAGTCCGGGTTACTGTCGACGAAGCCGGAACTCAAGGGGCTGGCAACATCCTCTCAGAACTACGATGATATCATTCAGTTGTTCTGTCATATCGAGGAAATCCAATCCCTGCCTGAGAAGCTGGAGGCTCACATCTCCGACAAACGATTCCTCGCTGCGGTGGAGGTGCTTCACACTGGCCTGCGATTGCTCCGCCGCTCTGAATTGGACAACCTTGGTGCCTTGGCAGATGTTCGTGCGTTCTTTAGCAATCAAGAAATATCACTCACAGATATCTTGATTGAAGAATTGCACGATCACCTGTACCTGAAGTCTCCGTACTGCACAGATCGATGGAAACCACCGAGCCCAGAGGGAGACATCAGCTCATACAGTTGGACCGGCAACCGCTCTTGGGAACGGCCAGTATACACTTTTCTGGCAAAGTTGAATGCGTTGACGCCCATGGTCGAAGACGCTTCGCGGAATCCTGAGGCCGACACATTCTCATATATTCACTTGTTGATCGAAGCCCTGAACAAAATGGGCCACCTTGATGTAGCGATCGATCGGATTGAACAGCGTCTTCCGGTTGAACTGTTCGCTGTGGTCGACAAAACGAACGCAGATGTTGATGCTCGCTACCCCAGCACGGCCAAAGGGTTTCCAACTCGAGACAACCTCCTCAAGACCAGCCTACCCACCGAGGCGATCGAAAAGCGAGGCCACGTGCTTGCGGAGTTTCTATGGGCGTTGTATGCCAAATTTGAGGCCATCGCTGAGGGCCATCGGGTCATTCACGATGTGGTCGCGGCTATTGTGCAACGTGAGGGTCTCACCACCGGCGACGCACTTGCCGGAGGGTTCAAGGAGTTGTGGAAGCTATACCAAAGCGAG ATCCGATCTCTCATGCACGACTATCTTGCAACTGATGGCGAGACTTCTTATCGTTCTCGGAACGAGGAAGCCGACGCTAAACGGCAGCTCTACTCCGGTCGAGATAAAACAAAG AAAATGTTCAAGCTATCTGATATTGATCAGAACTCAGAGATGAAGGCTGAGcaggatgagctggatgagattCTAAAGAGCTCTGTGCCTGGAATGGTTTCCAAAACAAGACAGAAATCGTCCACAAATGACACTGCCCAATCCAGACAGGGCAACTCCGGAACTGGCCACAAGATCCTAATCGAGCCAAGTGTTTTCAACATGGGTCTGCTGTTACCGCCTTCGCTTTCTTTCATCCAACGCTTGAAGGATATTGTTCCGGACAACTCGGACATCTCCATGAACACACTGACCTCCTTCCTGGACGACTTCATGGTCAACGTTTTCCACCCTCAGCTGGATGAGACTGTGACGGACTTGTGTACGCTGAGTTTTATCGCTGCTGATGCCTTCACGGAAGACCCTCAGTGGGCGAAGGTTTCTCCTCGTCCTATTTTCAGG GGTACGGTCAAATTCATGTCCATTCTGCGGGAATTTAGCAAGATGTTATCGAGCATCCCGCACGACCAGTCTTTCACACAGCTTCTCATTGACCAGATTGTGACATATTACGACAAGTGTTTTGGATGGTATAAAG CAATGGTTACAAAAGTCTCGACTCGGAATCAAGGAGGTGGAGTCCGACTCAAAGCTGCAGCGCAGTTTGCGGACTCCGGAGATATTCGTGACACAGTCAATGAGCTGTGGAAAGGAGGCACAACGGATAAGCAGACCTTGCTTGATAGA GAAATCGAGCTTCTTCTCAAACGTACTAATCAGGTGCCACTGGAACCATACGACATCATATCCGACCCCAAAACAGTCGTTGCTCTTTCACTCCTGTACAACAGCATG AAATGGCTTGGCAGTCATCTCACCAAAATTCGGTTGGTTTTGGACCCGGCAGCGGAAGCTGATTCGTCGCCATCTCTGACTGCGAGCGGACGACCGTCGCGACGGTGGACCTTATTTGGAGCGATGAGACCTAAGCGTGACAGTATTAACCAGCCCGTGTTTCTTCCACTCAATCAGGAGACCGCAGCGGCCTTTGATCGAACCCTGCAGTCCTTGCACGGTCTTGGTTGTACTGCGATTCTGACATTGCACGTTGACATCCGGTGTGGAATCATCCACATGCTAACAAGAACGATGTCTGGCCCGAATCCCCCGACTCTCCGAAACTCTGAGCCCCAGACCCCATCCCCCAGCTCAAGCGAAGCTTGGTGGCACATCCTCATGAACCAGCCGACAGCCGCCTCACCAACCATCCTCGAGCTGAACAACGACCTCATCGCCTTTGACACAAACGTCTCGCTATACCTCGGGTCCTCAGAGCGCTGGTTCATCACCTCCGGCTTGGCACGGTTCATCGACCATGTCTTTGTCGCCTGCACGCGCTACATTGGGGCTATGAACGAGAACGGCGCCTTACGTCTCCAGCTCGATGTGCTGGTCCTCCAAcagaacctgaagaacatcatcatcgacccgACAGCAGCGGACGAGAACGACTCCTCGCACGAGATCGTCGCCTTGCCTCGCAGCGCTAAGTTCCTGGACTGGTTCCTTGAGGGTGCGGAGAAGACTATCGACAATGCCAAGtatgagaaggaggagttcGCCGCTCAAGGCGATAAGGCCCTTGCGGCTGGGAACGGCGAACCCTTCACCTACGATGAACTGCGCGTGCTCGTCGACCTCTGTTTCTCGGAGATCCTGCGCGGGCCCCGCGGTGCAGACAACCGTGAGGATTTcatggcggcgaagaaggctaGTGGCGATGCGATGTTGAGTCTGAGTGAGATTATGTGGGATGCCCGGTAG